A section of the Streptomyces xinghaiensis S187 genome encodes:
- a CDS encoding NADH-quinone oxidoreductase subunit M, producing the protein MSSVVNDGFPLLTAAAVLPALGAIATAAVPAAKRTAAKWTALLFSLGTLVLAGIVLARFDPGGERYQLAESRAWIADFGVRYELGVDGIGAALIGLTALLMPFIILAAWRDADPAAEEGGDGAGRRWRPVQGFFALILMVEAMVIISFAATDVFLFYIFFEAMLIPMYFLIGGFGDRAHAQSDEEAAKQRTYAAVKFLLYNLAGGLIMLAAVVGLYAVTADQLGEGTFSLQQITEARASGELTMATTTERLLFLGFFFAFAVKAPLWPLHTWLPNAMGESTAPVAVLITAVMDKVGTFAMLRFCLGLFPEASAWATPVVLVLALVSIVYGALLAVGQRDMKRLIAYASVSHFGFIILGIFAMTSQGQSGATLYMVFHGISTAVLMLVAGFLISRRGSRLIADFGGVQKVAPVLAGTFLIGGLATLSLPGLAPFVSEFLVLVGTFSRYPVIGIIATIGIVLAAIYVLVLYQRTMTGPVKEGVLKMPDLRLRELVVVTPLIALLIFLGVFPKPLTDIVNPAVEHTMSDVRKTDPKPDVDIPSPDVEAAK; encoded by the coding sequence ATGTCTTCTGTTGTCAACGACGGCTTCCCGCTGCTGACGGCCGCGGCCGTGCTGCCGGCGCTGGGAGCGATCGCGACCGCGGCCGTGCCCGCCGCGAAGCGCACCGCGGCCAAGTGGACGGCGCTGCTCTTCTCGCTCGGCACCCTGGTGCTGGCGGGGATCGTGCTGGCCCGCTTCGACCCGGGCGGCGAGCGCTACCAGCTCGCCGAGTCCCGGGCCTGGATCGCCGACTTCGGCGTCCGCTACGAGCTGGGCGTGGACGGCATCGGCGCCGCCCTGATCGGGCTCACCGCGCTGCTGATGCCCTTCATCATCCTGGCGGCCTGGCGCGACGCCGACCCGGCGGCCGAGGAGGGCGGCGACGGGGCCGGCCGGCGCTGGCGCCCGGTGCAGGGCTTCTTCGCGCTGATCCTGATGGTCGAGGCGATGGTGATCATCTCCTTCGCCGCGACCGACGTCTTCCTCTTCTACATCTTCTTCGAGGCCATGCTCATCCCGATGTACTTCCTCATCGGGGGCTTCGGGGACCGGGCGCACGCCCAGAGCGACGAGGAGGCGGCCAAGCAGCGCACCTACGCGGCCGTCAAGTTCCTGCTCTACAACCTGGCGGGCGGCCTGATCATGCTCGCCGCGGTCGTCGGGCTCTACGCCGTCACCGCCGACCAGCTCGGCGAGGGCACCTTCTCGCTCCAGCAGATCACCGAGGCCCGCGCCTCCGGCGAGCTCACCATGGCGACCACCACCGAGCGGCTGCTCTTCCTCGGCTTCTTCTTCGCCTTCGCGGTGAAGGCGCCGCTGTGGCCGCTGCACACCTGGCTGCCCAACGCCATGGGCGAGTCGACGGCCCCCGTCGCCGTGCTGATCACCGCGGTGATGGACAAGGTCGGCACCTTCGCGATGCTCCGCTTCTGCCTCGGGCTCTTCCCGGAGGCCAGTGCGTGGGCGACGCCGGTAGTGCTGGTGCTGGCGCTGGTCAGCATCGTCTACGGCGCTCTGCTGGCGGTCGGCCAGCGGGACATGAAGCGGCTGATCGCCTACGCCTCGGTGTCCCACTTCGGCTTCATCATCCTGGGCATCTTCGCGATGACGAGCCAGGGCCAGAGCGGGGCGACCCTCTACATGGTCTTCCACGGGATCTCGACGGCGGTGCTGATGCTCGTCGCCGGCTTCCTCATCTCCCGGCGCGGCTCGCGGCTCATCGCCGACTTCGGCGGGGTGCAGAAGGTGGCCCCGGTGCTGGCCGGCACCTTCCTGATCGGCGGTCTGGCGACGCTGTCGCTGCCCGGGCTCGCCCCGTTCGTCAGCGAGTTCCTGGTGCTGGTCGGCACCTTCAGCCGGTATCCGGTGATCGGGATCATCGCCACCATCGGCATCGTCCTCGCCGCGATCTACGTCCTGGTGCTCTACCAGCGCACCATGACCGGGCCGGTGAAGGAGGGCGTGCTGAAGATGCCCGATCTGCGGCTGCGGGAGCTGGTCGTCGTGACCCCGCTGATCGCCCTGCTGATCTTCCTCGGCGTCTTCCCCAAGCCGTTGACGGACATCGTCAACCCGGCTGTCGAGCACACCATGTCGGACGTGCGGAAGACGGATCCGAAGCCCGACGTCGACATTCCGTCACCTGATGTGGAGGCCGCGAAGTGA
- the nuoL gene encoding NADH-quinone oxidoreductase subunit L, with product MENLIGLLVAAPLLGAAVLLCGGRRLDRAGHWIGTALAVASFVVGAVLFADMLGRDGEDRALHQRLFSWVPVEGFQADVAFQLDQLSMTFVLLITGVGSLIHIYSIGYMEHDERRRRFFGYLNLFLAAMLLLVLADNYLLLYAGWEGVGLASYLLIGFWQHKPSAATAAKKAFIVNRVGDVGLSIAIMLMFTTFGTFAFEPVLASAGETSEGMLTAIGLMLLLAACGKSAQVPLQSWLGDAMEGPTPVSALIHAATMVTAGVYLIVRSGAIFNGSPDAQLVVAIVGAVTLLFGAIVGSAKDDIKKALAGSTMSQIGYMVLAAGLGPIGYVFAIMHLVTHGFFKAGLFLGAGSVMHGMNDEVDMRKYGGLRKYMPVTFVTFGLGYLAIIGFPGLSGFWSKDKIIEAAFAKGGTEGWILGGVALLGAAITAYYMTRVMLLTFFGEKRWAPTPSPDAPDVEPAAETAGDHTMPHPHESPRSMTIPMIVLAFGSVFAGGLFSWNSSFLHWLEPVTGYDHGHSPLSAAAVTGATVVVLLLGVLVAWLQYGRRPVPVTAPRGSLLTRAARRDLLQDDFNHVALVKPGEYLTRGLVYVDNKGVDGVVNGTAAAVGGLSGRMRRMQNGFVRSYAVSMFGGTAVLIAATLLMRAV from the coding sequence GTGGAGAACCTCATCGGATTGCTCGTCGCGGCGCCGCTGCTCGGCGCGGCCGTGCTGCTGTGCGGCGGCCGGCGGCTGGACCGCGCCGGGCACTGGATCGGCACGGCGCTCGCGGTGGCCTCGTTCGTCGTCGGCGCGGTGCTCTTCGCCGACATGCTGGGCCGGGACGGCGAGGACCGCGCCCTGCACCAGCGCCTGTTCAGCTGGGTGCCCGTGGAGGGCTTCCAGGCGGATGTCGCCTTCCAGCTGGACCAGCTGTCGATGACCTTCGTACTGCTGATCACCGGTGTGGGTTCGCTGATCCACATCTACTCGATCGGCTACATGGAGCACGACGAGCGGCGCCGCCGATTCTTCGGCTATCTCAACCTGTTCCTCGCGGCGATGCTGCTGCTGGTCCTGGCCGACAACTACCTGCTGCTGTACGCGGGCTGGGAGGGCGTCGGCCTGGCGTCCTACCTGCTGATCGGCTTCTGGCAGCACAAGCCGAGCGCGGCGACCGCCGCCAAGAAGGCGTTCATCGTCAACCGCGTCGGCGACGTCGGCCTGTCCATCGCGATCATGCTGATGTTCACGACCTTCGGCACCTTCGCCTTCGAGCCGGTGCTGGCCTCGGCGGGCGAGACCTCCGAGGGGATGCTGACGGCCATCGGCCTGATGCTGCTGCTGGCCGCCTGCGGCAAGTCGGCCCAGGTGCCGCTGCAGTCCTGGCTGGGTGACGCGATGGAGGGCCCGACCCCGGTCTCGGCCCTCATCCACGCCGCGACCATGGTCACCGCCGGCGTCTACCTGATCGTCCGCTCCGGCGCCATCTTCAACGGCTCGCCGGACGCCCAGCTCGTCGTCGCCATCGTCGGCGCGGTCACGCTGCTCTTCGGTGCGATCGTCGGTAGCGCGAAGGACGACATCAAGAAGGCGCTGGCCGGCTCGACGATGTCGCAGATCGGCTACATGGTGCTGGCCGCCGGGCTCGGCCCCATCGGATACGTCTTCGCGATCATGCACCTGGTCACCCACGGCTTCTTCAAGGCCGGGCTCTTCCTCGGCGCCGGTTCGGTCATGCACGGCATGAACGACGAGGTGGACATGCGGAAGTACGGGGGCCTGCGGAAGTACATGCCGGTCACCTTCGTCACCTTCGGCCTCGGCTATCTGGCGATCATCGGCTTCCCGGGCCTCTCCGGCTTCTGGTCCAAGGACAAGATCATCGAGGCGGCCTTCGCCAAGGGCGGCACCGAGGGCTGGATCCTCGGCGGCGTGGCCCTGCTGGGCGCCGCGATCACCGCGTACTACATGACCCGCGTCATGCTGCTCACCTTCTTCGGCGAGAAGCGCTGGGCCCCGACGCCCTCCCCGGACGCGCCGGACGTGGAGCCCGCCGCCGAGACGGCCGGCGACCACACGATGCCGCACCCGCACGAGTCGCCCAGGTCCATGACGATCCCCATGATCGTGCTGGCCTTCGGGTCCGTCTTCGCGGGCGGGCTGTTCAGCTGGAACAGCTCCTTCCTGCACTGGCTGGAGCCGGTCACCGGCTACGACCACGGTCACTCCCCGCTGAGCGCGGCGGCCGTGACCGGCGCGACCGTCGTCGTCCTGCTGCTCGGTGTGCTGGTGGCCTGGCTGCAGTACGGCCGCAGGCCCGTGCCCGTCACCGCGCCGCGCGGCTCGCTGCTCACCCGGGCCGCCCGCCGCGATCTGCTCCAGGACGACTTCAACCACGTCGCGCTGGTCAAGCCCGGCGAGTATCTGACCCGCGGTCTGGTCTACGTCGACAACAAGGGCGTGGACGGGGTCGTCAACGGCACCGCGGCGGCGGTCGGCGGACTCTCCGGCCGGATGCGTCGGATGCAGAACGGCTTCGTCCGCTCCTACGCGGTCTCGATGTTCGGCGGTACGGCGGTCCTGATCGCCGCGACCCTGCTGATGAGGGCGGTCTGA
- the nuoK gene encoding NADH-quinone oxidoreductase subunit NuoK, whose protein sequence is MNPVNYVYLAALLFTIGAAGVLLRRNAIVVFMCVELMLNACNLTLVAFSRMHGNLDGQIIAFFTMVVAAAEVVIGLAIIVMLFRTRHSASVDDASLMKL, encoded by the coding sequence GTGAACCCGGTGAACTACGTCTATCTCGCCGCGCTGCTGTTCACCATCGGCGCCGCCGGGGTGCTGCTGCGGCGCAACGCGATCGTCGTGTTCATGTGCGTCGAGCTGATGCTCAACGCCTGCAACCTGACGCTGGTCGCCTTCTCCCGGATGCACGGCAACCTCGACGGGCAGATCATCGCCTTCTTCACGATGGTCGTCGCCGCCGCGGAGGTCGTGATCGGCCTGGCGATCATCGTGATGCTCTTCCGTACCCGCCACTCGGCCTCGGTCGATGACGCCTCTCTGATGAAGCTGTAA